In the genome of Actinomycetes bacterium, the window CGCGCGTCGCGCGAGCCCCCAGTCTAGGTCGCGCGCTCCCGCTACGCCCCCGCACGCAGCGCGGACAGGCGCCCGATCGGGTCGTCGAGCAGCCCTTCGAAGGCTCGCTCGGCCGCGCCCAGCAGCGTCGAGTCGTCGCCCAGCCCGGGTGCGATGAGGCGCACCCCGTCGCTGGACGGCCGGAGCCCGCTGGCCAGGGCCTCTCGCAGCTCGTGCTCGACGTAGGGCAGCAGGTGCTGCATCTGCCCGCCGAAGATGACCACCGCCGGGTTGAAGATGTTGACCATGTTGGTCACGCCGAGGCCGAGCACCCGGCCCACCTCACGCAGCCCCGCCAGGGTGGCTGCCTCGCCACGGGCGGCCGCCGCCACCACGTCGCCGAAGGAGGCGTCCGCCGGGTGTCCGGTGGCCGCGCGGACGGCATCCTCGCCGACCTCCGTCTCCAGGCAGCCACGCCCCCCGCAGTGGCACGGCCGGCCACCGGGGTTGATGACCATGTGGCCGACCTCCCCGGCGTAGCCGCTCACGCCGGACATGGCCTGCCCGCCGGTGATGATCCCCCCGCCCAGGCCGACCTCGCCGGAGAGGTAGATGAGGTCCTGGACGTCGGCGGCGCCGCCGCGTACGTGCTCGGCCAGCGCGCCGAGGTCGGCGTCGTTGCCGACGCTGATCGGGACCGTCGCCGCGACGTGCTTGGCGACCAGGTCGGCCAGGGGGACGTCCACCCAGCCCAGGTTGGGGGCCAGCCGAACCAGCCCGTCGTCGCGCCGGACGATGGCCGGCACCGCGATGCCCACACCGACCAGGAGCGAGCGCCCCGGTGTGGTCTGGCTCAGCGCGCGGGTCGCAGTCGCTGCGCGCCGCAGCAGCTTGACCGGCTCGTAGTCCTGCGTGCTCAGCCCGAACTGACGCCGGTCCAGGATCTGCCCGCCCAACCCGACCCGGGCAGCGACGACGCGGTCGACGCCGATGTCGAGCGCGAGCACGTAGACCCGCTCCCGCTCGGGGGTGACGACCAGCGACGGGCGCCCCGCTCCGTGCCGCTCGCCGAGGGTCTCCTCGCGAATGAGGCCCGCCTCGGCCAGCTCCGCCGCCAGGGTCCCGATGGTGCTGCGATTGAGGCCCGTGGCGGCCGTGAGCCTCGCCCGTGAGGTCGGACCCTGGACGTGGACGGCGCGCAGCAGAACCGAGAGGTTGTGCCGCCGAACCTCGTCCTGGGTCCGACCGGGGCGTGCGTGCGAGAGCTCGTTCACCCCGCTGCCGCGGCTCGGCGCCGGGAAAGCGCGTCGACCGTCGCGGCGACGAGGAGGACCAGGCCGGTGAAGATGTACACCCACGCGGCCTTGAGCCCCAGCAGGAGCATGCCGTTGCTGATGACCGCGACGACCAGGCCACCGATGACGGCGTCGATCACGCGGCCCTTGCCACCGAACAGCGAACAGCCGCCGATGACGGCGGCGCCGACGGCGAGCAGCAGGTCCGTGCCCGTTCCGGTGGTCGGCGAGATGGAGTTGTTGCGGCTGGCGTAGAGGATGCCCGCCACTCCGGCCATGGTCGAACAGATCATGAAGCAGATCGTCTTGACCAGCTTCACGTTGATGCCGGCGCGACGGGCAGCCTCGGCGTTGCCGCCGATCGCGTAGACGTGGCGCCCGAAGGGCAGCCGCACGAGCAGGAAGGTCAGACCCAGCAACAGCACGAGCATGAGGACGACGACCTGGGGCACGCCCTGGATGGTGACCGCCTTGTTGAAGCTGCGGTCCTTGTTCAGGATGTAGGTCGCGTACCCGAGCAGGACGGCGAGTATCAGCGACTTCAGTCCCCAGACCAGCACGCTCTGTGTCGCCAGCCCGCTGCGGCGCCGCGAGATCATGCGCGAGTAGCCGAGCAGGGCGTACCCGCCCACGCAGACCGCGAAGAGCAGCCACCCGGCCCAGATCGGCAGGTTGTTGTTGTTGATCGCGAGCACCTGCTTGTCGGTGATCGGGACGGTGCCGCCCTCGCCGATGATCGCGAGCATCACGCCCTGCAGGCTGAGGAACGTCGCCAGCGTCACGACGAAGGACGGGATGCCCAGTCGCGTGACGACGAGCCCGATGAACAGGCCGATGACGGCGCCGGTCAGCAGGCAGGCCAGGATGCCGGCCCACCACGGCCAGTGGTGGTTGAACAGGGTCCATCCCATGACCGCACCACAGGTGCCGGCGGTGACGCCTGCGGACAGGTCGATCTCGCCGAGCAAGAGGACGAAGATCAGGCCCATTGAGATCGTGGTCACCGCCACGCCCTGGTTGATCAGGTTCGCGAAGTTCGCGGCGGTCTTGAAGGTGTCCGGGCGAAGGGCCGAGAAGATGACGAACAAGACGATCAGGCCGAGTACGGCGGGCAGCGAGCCGACATCGCCGCCGCGCAGCTTGTCGCGGTAGGCCTTGAGGCTGTCGACGACTCCGAGCTCTTGGGCCTGCGCGCTCTCCGCCGTGGCGACAGCGGGTGCGGTGGTGGTCATTCCTCGTCTCCTGACATCACGTGAGGGAGGACGTCCTCGGGGATGGGGGGAAGCGTCTCGGTGCCACCGGGAACAGGCTCTGGGCGCGGCAGACCGATGTCACCGCTGCGACCGGCGGTGATCAGCTCCACCACCTGCTGGTTGTTGACCGACGCGGCGTCGATCTGCGCCACCATCTGGCCGAGGTAGAGGACGGCGATGTCGTCCGCGACGGCGAACACGTCATTGAGGTTGTGGCTGATGAGGATCACCGCGAGGCCGCGGTCGGCGAGGCGGCGTACCAGACGCAGCACCTGCTCGGTCTGGGCCACACCCAGGGCGGCGGTGGGCTCGTCGAGGATGACCACCTTGGAGTTCCAGAGGACCGCCCGCGCGATGGCCACGGTCTGGCGTTGGCCACCGGAGAGGCTGGCCACGACCTGCCGGATGGAGGTGACCGTGCGGACGGACAGCCCGGCGAGGGTCTCCCCCGCCTTGCGCTCCATCTCGGTCTCGTCGAGCAACCCGTTCTTGGTCTGCTCGCGGCCCAGGAACATGTTGTGGACGATGTCGAGGTTGTCGCACAACGCCAGGTCCTGGTAGACGACCTCGATCCCGAGGTCGTTGGCGTCGCGCGGGGTGTGGACGTGGACCTCTTGGCCCTCGAAGGTGTAGACGCCCGAGTCGAACCCGTGGATCCCGGCGAGCCCCTTGATCAGGGTGCTCTTGCCGGCGCCGTTGTCGCCGACGAGCGCGGTGACCTTGCCCGAGTAGACGTCAAGGTCCACGCCGCGCAGGACATGGACCGGCCCGAAGCTCTTGTTCACGTCGCGCAGGGTCACCAGGGGGCCGCCCCCTGTCCCGGTCTGCGGCGACGGGCGTTCTGCTGTGACGGTCATGCACACCTCGTCCGGAAGGTCTGGAACCGGGGCCGGCGGCGGGTTGCGCCGCCGACCCCGGTCGGTCGGTCAGGAACTGCTTCTGACGCTGTCCAGTGTCGGACTAGCTGATGCCCTCCTGGGTGCAAACGGCAGCAGCGGCACCAGTGCAGACATTCTTAGCGGTGGTGTAGCCGGAGTCGATGACGACCTTCACGTTGTCCTTGAAGATCGCGACGGGCGTCGCGGCCGCGAAGGCCACCATCTTCTTGGTCTGGGTGTCCTCGATCTGGCTCGTGGCGATGCTCGAGGCGTCCTGACCGTTGATCAGCGCGATGGCGATCTTCGAGGCCAGGGCGGCCTCGAGGTTGGTGTTCTTGAAGACGGTCACGCACTGCTGGCCGAGCAGCACGCGCTGCAGGCCCTCGTCCGTCGCGTCCTGACCGGTGAAGGGGATCTTGCCGAGCACGCCCTCCTTGGCCATGGCCGCGGCCACGCCGCCACCCATGCCGTCGTTGGCCACGATGGCACCCTGGATGTTGCCCTTCTGAGCGGTGTAGAACTGCTCCCACACCGTCTGGGCGACGTTCGGGTCCCAGTTGCCGCTCTGGTCGCCGACCAGCTTGTAGGCACCCGAGGCGATCTTGGCCTTCAGCGCCTGGACGTAGCCCTGCTTGAACAGCGCCGCGTTGTTGTCGGTGGCGGCACCGTTGATGTAGACGATGTTGGCCTTGGTGACGCCCTTGTCGGTCAGGCACTTGATGAGGCCCTGACCCTGCAGCTCGCCGACCTTGACGTTGTCGAAGGACACGTAGTAGTCCGCGCCGCCGCCCAGCGTCAGCCGGTCGTAGTCGATGGTCTTGATCCCGGCCGCCTTGGCCTTGTTCAGGCACGCGGTGCCGCTCTGCGAGTCGAGGTTGACGATGATGAGCACCTTGACCTGCTCGGTGATCATCGCGTCGCAGATCTGCCCGAACTTGGGCACGTCACCCTCGGCGTTCTGGATGTCCGACTGGATGTTGGCGGCGTCGAAAGCCTTCTTCAACGACGGACGGTCGTTGTTCTCCCAGCGGGCCGAGGACTTGGTGTCGGGCAGGATCACACCGACCTTGCCAAGCGAGGCTCCGCTCGCCGCCGTGGAGGTACCCGTGCTCGCGGCCGCGCTGGTGCCGGCGCTCGAGCCGCCGCTCGAGCCGCTGCTCGAGCTGCTGCTACAGGCCGCAAGGGCCACGGCCGCTACCGCGAGTGCGGTGACGGCCAACAGGGAACGCTTGCGCATCGTGAGACCTGTTCCTTTCGGTGGATGACGCGGAATCGGTTGCTGAGAGACAGACCGAGCGTTGGCCCCGACAGGGGCGGCGCCGACGGACGGCCGGAAAATGTTGGCGGACACAACATATGGATCGTGTGCAACGTCAGCAAGCGTTCTCGTACAACGTTCTGGGCACAGCGATCACAATTCCGTAACGGGGCGTTAACCCGGATGGGCCGCGCCCCGAGTCCGGGCGTACCGCTCGCGCACCTCTGGGGCAGGGTCGCGCTCGACGACGCTGACGGCGCCTAGCGGCCAGTGCGGGGGCTCCACTCCGCCCGCCAGCGCCCAGGCCGCCTGGCGGGCGGCACCGTCGGCGACGTACTCGCCCGGGGGTGGCACGTGGACCGCGACCCCGAACAGCGCCGCCGCGACCTCCTGGACCGCGGGTGAGGCGGCCGCGCCGCCGATCAGGAACACCCGGCGCGGGCGTACGCCCTGCCGGACGAGCGCGTCCACCGCGTCGGCGAGGCCGCAGAGCATGCCCTCGACGCAGGCGCGGGCCACGTTGGCCGGCGTGAGGTTGCTCCTGGTGATCCCGTGCAGGCTCCCTCGCGCGTCGGGCAGGTTGGGGGTGCGCTCCCCGTCGAGGTAGGGCAGGAGGACGAGGCCATCGGCTCCCGCCGGGGCAGACAGCGCGAGGTCGCTGAAGGCGGCCGTGTCGACGCCGAGGAGCGACGCGCCCGCCGTCAGCACCCGGGCCGCGTTGAGCGTGGCCACGAGCGGCAGGAAGCGACCGGTGGCGTCGGCGAACCCCGCGACCTGGCCGCTGGCGTCCGCGGCGGGTGTGTCGCTGACCGCGAAGGCCGTACCCGACGTACCCAGGGACACCGCCACGTCCCCAGGGCTCAGTGCGAGCCCGAGCGCCGCGCCCATGTTGTCGCCGGTCCCCGGGGCGAGCAGAACGCCGTCCGGGGTGCTGCCCACGACCTCGGCCGGCGCGGCGACACGGGGAGGCACCGCCGGGTGTCCCAGCGCGCGCACCAGCAGGTCCTCCCGGTAAGCCCCCGCAGGCCCCGACCAGTACCCGGTGCCGGACGCGTCCCCGCGGTCGGTCGTCGGCTCCTCGCCGCGGCCGGCCAGGCACCAGGTGAGCCAGTCGTGCGGGAGCAGCACCCGGGCGGTGCGCGCGGCGTGCTCGGGCTCGACCCGGGCCATCCAGCGCAGCTTGGTGACCGTGAAGCTCGCGACCGGCACCAGCCCCACCGTCCGCGCCCACTCCTCGGGACCACCGAGCTCGGCGATGAGGTCCGCGGCGTCGGGCGCCGATCGGGTGTCGTTCCAGAGGATCGCGGGGCGGATCACCGCCCCGGCGTCGTCCAGCGCGACCATGCCGTGCTGCTGGCCGGCCACCCCGATGACGGCGACGTCGTCGAGCAGGCCCGCACTCGCCTCGGTGAGCGCGCGCCACCACGCCTGCGGCGGGCATTCCGTCCCCTCGGGGTGTGCCGCACGGCCGCTACGGACCAGCGCACCGGTGGCGACGTCACGCACGACGACCTTCACCGACTGCGTGGAGGAGTCGACCCCGGCGACGAGCGGCATGGCAGGTGACCCTAGCGAGCACGCGGTCCCCAGGAGCCGCCGAGCCTCAGAGACGCGGGACGAAACGCTTTCCCCGCAACGCCTGCTCGACCAGGTCGACCGCCCGCGACAGGGCCAGCAGCCGAGCGCCCTCGGCCTCCCACGCCTGCAGCGCCTCGGCGACGACCTCCGGGGAGACCACGTCGCGCAACTCGGTACGCGCGCTGCGATAGCCGTCCCGGGCGGCGCCGAGCGCGCCGGCGACGTGGTGCGCCGTGAACCGCGCGAGCACCACCGGATGTCGACGCAGGATCTCGTGCGCCCGGAACTCGGGTGGTGCCTGGTCGAGCAGCCAGGCGGCCGCCGACTCGACGAAGCCGTCGGACTCCGGCGGCTCCACCTCGCGCGGCCATCCCGGGGGAACGCTCATCGCCGGCTCCGGTGGAGCGTCGCGATGGTCGTGTCAGACGGATCGTGCGCCAGGGCGCCCGAGACGTCTGACACGACGTCAGGAGGCGAGGAGCTGGCGCAGCACGTACGGCATGATCCCGCCGTGGCGGTAGTAGTCCGCCTCGCCGGGGGTGTCGATGCGCACGACGGCGTCGAAGGTCGTGACCGTGCCGTCCTCGGCGATCGCCGTCACCTGCACGGTCCGCGGCGTGGCGCCCCCGTTCAGCGCGGTCACGCCGGCGATGTCGAAGGTCTCGCGTCCGGTCAGCCGGAGGCTCGCCGCGCTCCGCCCGTCGGGGAACTGCAGTGGCAGCACACCCATCCCGATGAGGTTGGAGCGGTGGATGCGCTCGTAGGACTCGGCGATGACCGCCCGTACGCCGAGCAGCGCGGTGCCCTTGGCCGCCCAGTCCCGCGAGGACCCCGAGCCGTACTCCTTGCCGGCGACGACGACGAGCGGGACGCCCGCCTCGGCGTAGGCCGCGGCGGCGTCGTAGATGGTGGTCTGCTCCCCCGTCAGGTGGTTGCGGGTGAAGCCGCCCTCGACGCCGTCGAGGAGCAGGTTGCGCAGCCTGATGTTCGCAAACGTCCCGCGGATCATCACCTCGTGGTTGCCCCGCCGCGACCCATAGGAGTTGAAGTCGCGCCGCTCGACGCCGTGGTCGGCGAGGTAGCGGCCAGCCGGGCCGTCCGGCTTGATGTTGCCCGCCGGGGAGATGTGGTCGGTCGTCACCGAGTCACCGAGCAGTGCGAGCACGCGCGCGCCTCGGATGTCCGTGACTGGCTGCGGGTCGCGCGGCATGCCGTCGAAGTACGGCGGCTTGCGCACGTAGGTCGACCCGGTGTCCCACGCGAAGGTCTCCCCCGTCGGCGTCGGCAACGACGTCCACCGCTCGTCGCCCGCGAAGACGTCGGCGTAGTCCTTGGTGAACATCTCGGCGGCGACGCAGGTGTCGATGACCTCCTGCACCTCCTGCGGCGAGGGCCACACGTCGGCGAGCAGCACCGGGTTGCCCTGGGGGTCGTG includes:
- a CDS encoding ROK family protein — protein: MNELSHARPGRTQDEVRRHNLSVLLRAVHVQGPTSRARLTAATGLNRSTIGTLAAELAEAGLIREETLGERHGAGRPSLVVTPERERVYVLALDIGVDRVVAARVGLGGQILDRRQFGLSTQDYEPVKLLRRAATATRALSQTTPGRSLLVGVGIAVPAIVRRDDGLVRLAPNLGWVDVPLADLVAKHVAATVPISVGNDADLGALAEHVRGGAADVQDLIYLSGEVGLGGGIITGGQAMSGVSGYAGEVGHMVINPGGRPCHCGGRGCLETEVGEDAVRAATGHPADASFGDVVAAAARGEAATLAGLREVGRVLGLGVTNMVNIFNPAVVIFGGQMQHLLPYVEHELREALASGLRPSSDGVRLIAPGLGDDSTLLGAAERAFEGLLDDPIGRLSALRAGA
- a CDS encoding ABC transporter permease — translated: MTTTAPAVATAESAQAQELGVVDSLKAYRDKLRGGDVGSLPAVLGLIVLFVIFSALRPDTFKTAANFANLINQGVAVTTISMGLIFVLLLGEIDLSAGVTAGTCGAVMGWTLFNHHWPWWAGILACLLTGAVIGLFIGLVVTRLGIPSFVVTLATFLSLQGVMLAIIGEGGTVPITDKQVLAINNNNLPIWAGWLLFAVCVGGYALLGYSRMISRRRSGLATQSVLVWGLKSLILAVLLGYATYILNKDRSFNKAVTIQGVPQVVVLMLVLLLGLTFLLVRLPFGRHVYAIGGNAEAARRAGINVKLVKTICFMICSTMAGVAGILYASRNNSISPTTGTGTDLLLAVGAAVIGGCSLFGGKGRVIDAVIGGLVVAVISNGMLLLGLKAAWVYIFTGLVLLVAATVDALSRRRAAAAG
- a CDS encoding ATP-binding cassette domain-containing protein, with protein sequence MTVTAERPSPQTGTGGGPLVTLRDVNKSFGPVHVLRGVDLDVYSGKVTALVGDNGAGKSTLIKGLAGIHGFDSGVYTFEGQEVHVHTPRDANDLGIEVVYQDLALCDNLDIVHNMFLGREQTKNGLLDETEMERKAGETLAGLSVRTVTSIRQVVASLSGGQRQTVAIARAVLWNSKVVILDEPTAALGVAQTEQVLRLVRRLADRGLAVILISHNLNDVFAVADDIAVLYLGQMVAQIDAASVNNQQVVELITAGRSGDIGLPRPEPVPGGTETLPPIPEDVLPHVMSGDEE
- a CDS encoding substrate-binding domain-containing protein — encoded protein: MRKRSLLAVTALAVAAVALAACSSSSSSGSSGGSSAGTSAAASTGTSTAASGASLGKVGVILPDTKSSARWENNDRPSLKKAFDAANIQSDIQNAEGDVPKFGQICDAMITEQVKVLIIVNLDSQSGTACLNKAKAAGIKTIDYDRLTLGGGADYYVSFDNVKVGELQGQGLIKCLTDKGVTKANIVYINGAATDNNAALFKQGYVQALKAKIASGAYKLVGDQSGNWDPNVAQTVWEQFYTAQKGNIQGAIVANDGMGGGVAAAMAKEGVLGKIPFTGQDATDEGLQRVLLGQQCVTVFKNTNLEAALASKIAIALINGQDASSIATSQIEDTQTKKMVAFAAATPVAIFKDNVKVVIDSGYTTAKNVCTGAAAAVCTQEGIS
- the xylB gene encoding xylulokinase; this encodes MPLVAGVDSSTQSVKVVVRDVATGALVRSGRAAHPEGTECPPQAWWRALTEASAGLLDDVAVIGVAGQQHGMVALDDAGAVIRPAILWNDTRSAPDAADLIAELGGPEEWARTVGLVPVASFTVTKLRWMARVEPEHAARTARVLLPHDWLTWCLAGRGEEPTTDRGDASGTGYWSGPAGAYREDLLVRALGHPAVPPRVAAPAEVVGSTPDGVLLAPGTGDNMGAALGLALSPGDVAVSLGTSGTAFAVSDTPAADASGQVAGFADATGRFLPLVATLNAARVLTAGASLLGVDTAAFSDLALSAPAGADGLVLLPYLDGERTPNLPDARGSLHGITRSNLTPANVARACVEGMLCGLADAVDALVRQGVRPRRVFLIGGAAASPAVQEVAAALFGVAVHVPPPGEYVADGAARQAAWALAGGVEPPHWPLGAVSVVERDPAPEVRERYARTRGAAHPG